The following coding sequences are from one Xiphophorus couchianus chromosome 22, X_couchianus-1.0, whole genome shotgun sequence window:
- the LOC114137530 gene encoding mitogen-activated protein kinase kinase kinase kinase 4 isoform X3: MANDSPAKSLVDIDLASLRDPAGIFELVEVVGNGTYGQVYKGRHVKTGQLAAIKVMDVTEDEEEEIKLEINMLKKYSHHRNIATYYGAFIKKSPPGHDDQLWLVMEFCGAGSITDLVKNTKGNQLKEDWIAYISREILRGLAHLHAHHVIHRDIKGQNVLLTENAEVKLVDFGVSAQLDRTVGRRNTFIGTPYWMAPEVIACDENPDATYDYRSDLWSCGITAIEMAEGAPPLCDMHPMRALFLIPRNPPPRLKSKKWSKKFFSFIESCLVKNYTQRPPTEQLLKHPFIRDQPNERQVRIQLKDHIDRTKKKRGEKDETEYEYSGSEDEEEDPPEQEGEPSSIVNVPGESTLRRDFIRLQQENKERSEALRHQQLLQEQQLREQEEYKRQLLAERQKRIEQQKEQRRRLEEQQRREREMRRQQEREQRRREQEEKRRMEEMDRRRKEEEERRRAEEEKRRNDREQEYIRRQLEEEQRHLEKLQEQLLREQAMLLEFKWRELEEQRKAERLHKRLQQEQAYLLSLQHESKPEPGDKTNPPPDLSKPPQTSTLPPDGAHTPSPKAEGLDAAASESTKAPLVVPGDGAKSQLGEQDGSDESTPPVTETPTDSKAPQAESLEAAAHPPQPIREADERFRKNIQGSPQSAPPSKQPPLPPRSSEPYSNGGSASEATAMHRPMEPQVQWSHLAALKSSNSAAPSPPPPVVSRSQSFSESGGVSSSFAQLHLRSQDPHHHHHPLPVRPDPQPQPPLHHPQAQTRLERQTSGEEVPPKVPVRTTSRSPVLSRRESPLPSQPNQRSVGSNVEQRPLWDRVEKLQSRPGSGSSSGSNASSQASPGDRFRPRSSSKSEGSPLQRPENIPKKQEEKNSSRPTRPAGDMDLTALAKELRAVDDVRPPHKVTDYSSSSDDSGTTDEEDEEEVDQEAGDESTSGAEDSRTGRLSNGETDSAKTMLVDDLESEQATTPSKDGTLVIRQSTADTKRLVSLSSSSSSSPGSGPSQGVPEKNGFPGRIHHLPDLIQQSHHSPSSSPAILSSISMSPSSFSSTFQSSSSQASPGMCSQIPLDELTAIESQSENNSMSKHKSSSSFTPFIDPRLLQISPSSGSSLNNMAGFGQEGRLADPLRSDPSRKGSVVNVNPVNTRPPSDTPEIRKYKKRFNSEILCAALWGVNLLVGTESGLMLLDRSGQGKVYPLINRRRIQQMDVLEGLNVLVTISGKKNKLRVYYLSWLRNKILHNDPEVEKKQGWVNVGDLEGCVHYKVVKYERIKFLVLALKNSVEVYAWAPKPYHKFMAFKSFGDLVHKPLLVDLTVEEGQRLKVIYGSCSGFHAVDVDSGAVYDIYLPTHIQTNIQCHAIIILPNTDGIELLVCYEDEGVYVNTYGRITKDVVLQWGEMPTSVAYIRSNQIMGWGEKAIEIRSVETGHLDGVFMHKRAQRLKFLCERNDKVFFASVRQGGASQVYFMTLGRSSLMSW; encoded by the exons CTGCCATCAAAGTCATGGACGTCACAGAG gatgaagaggaggaaattAAACTGGAGATCAATATGCTTAAGAAGTACTCCCACCACAGAAACATAGCCACCTACTATGGTGCTTTCATTAAGAAGAGTCCCCCGGGACATGACGACCAGCTCTGG ctggTGATGGAGTTTTGTGGTGCTGGTTCGATCACAGACCTGGTGAAGAACACAAAGGGAAACCAGCTGAAGGAAGACTGGATTGCCTATATTTCCAGAGAGATTCTTAGA GGTTTGGCCCACCTACACGCCCACCATGTGATCCACCGTGACATCAAAGGCCAGAACGTCCTGCTGACTGAGAACGCTGAAGTAAAGCTGG TGGATTTCGGTGTGAGTGCCCAGCTGGATCGGACAGTCGGGAGGAGAAACACATTCATCGGGACTCCATATTGGATGGCCCCAGAGGTCATCGCTTGTGATGAGAACCCAGATGCCACATATGATTACCGA AGCGATCTGTGGTCCTGTGGCATCACTGCGATCGAGATGGCAGAGGGCGCGCCGc CGCTTTGCGACATGCACCCCATGCGAGCGCTCTTCCTCATCCCAAGAAACCCTCCTCCGAGGCTCAAATCCAAAAAATG GTCCAAGAAGTTTTTCAGCTTCATAGAGAGCTGTCTGGTGAAGAACTACACGCAGCGGCCTCCGACTGAGCAGCTACTGAAGCATCCCTTCATCCGGGACCAGCCCAATGAGCGGCAGGTCAGGATCCAGCTCAAAGACCACATCGACCGCACCAAGAAGAAGAGAGGGGAGAAGG ATGAAACTGAATATGAGTACAGCGGCagtgaggatgaggaagaggatcCTCCAGAGCAGGAAGGAGAGCCGAG CTCTATCGTCAACGTGCCGGGAGAGTCGACTCTGCGGCGCGACTTCATCCGCCTGCAGCAGGAGAACAAGGAGCGGTCAGAGGCGCTCCGccaccagcagctcctccaggagCAGCAGCTCCGTGAGCAGGAGGAGTACAAGCGCCAACTACTGGCCGAAAGACAGAAACGCATCGAACAACAGAAGGAGCAGAGACGGCGGCTAGAAGag CAACAGAGACGGGAGCGGGAGATGAGGAGGCAGCAGGAGCGTGAGCAGCGCCGGcgggagcaggaggagaagagGCGAATGGAGGAGATGGATCGCCGGcgtaaagaggaggaggagcgccGGCGAGccgaggaggagaagaggaggaatgACCGCGAACAG GAGTACATCCGGCgtcagctggaggaggagcaaCGGCACCTGGAGAAACTTCAGGAGCAGCTGCTCCGTGAACAGGCCATGTTGCTG GAGTTCAAGTGGCgtgagctggaggagcagcgCAAGGCAGAGCGCCTGCATAAGCGCTTGCAGCAGGAGCAGGCCTACCTGCTGTCGCTGCAGCATGAATCCAAACCGGAGCCTGGCGACAAGACAAACCCCCCACCAGACCTTAGCAAACCCCCACAGACCTCCACTCTGCCCCCCGACGGAGCCCACACCCCTTCCCCTAAAGCCGAGGGCCTTGACGCCGCTGCTTCCGAGTCCACTAAAGCCCCTCTGGTTGTCCCCGGAGACGGCGCTAAGTCCCAGCTAGGAGAGCAAGATGGGAGTGATGAGAGCACCCCCCCTGTTACTGAAACCCCCACTGACTCTAAAGCTCCCCAGGCAGAAAGTTTGGAGGCTGCCGCTCATCcccctcagccaatcagagag GCTGACGAGCGTTTCCGAAAAAACATTCAGGGCTCCCCTCAGTCCGCCCCTCCTTCCAAGCAGCCCCCTCTGCCTCCCCGCTCCTCTGAACCTTACTCCAACGGCGGCTCGGCTTCGGAGGCCACCGCCATGCACCGACCCATGGAGCCTCAG GTCCAGTGGTCCCACCTGGCTGCTCTAAAGAGCAGCAACAGTGCGGCCCCTTCTCCTCCTCCGCCCGTGGTCTCTCGCTCCCAGTCCTTCAGTGAGTCTGGCGGCGTGAGCTCTAGCTTTGCACAGCTTCACCTGCGCTCCCAGGACccccaccatcaccaccacccaTTGCCTGTACGCCCCGACCCCCAACCCCAACCTCCCCTCCACCACCCCCAGGCCCAGACCCGGCTCGAACGCCAGACCAGCGGCGAGGAGGTTCCTCCCAAG GTACCAGTGAGGACAACATCCAGGTCTCCTGTGCTGTCTCGCAGAGAGTCCCCGCTGCCATCTCAGCCCAACCAGAGGAGCGTTGGCAG TAATGTGGAGCAGCGCCCCCTGTGGGACAGAGTGGAGAAGCTGCAGTCTCGGCCCGGCAGCGGCAGCTCCTCGGGCTCCAACGCCAGCTCCCAGGCCAGTCCGGGTGACCGTTTCAGACCACGTT ctTCGTCTAAATCTGAAGGCTCGCCTCTGCAGCGTCCGGAAAACATCCCAAAAAAGCAAGAAGAGAAGAACTCCTCCAGGCCTACTCGGCCAGCC GGTGACATG GACCTGACTGCTCTGGCCAAGGAGCTGCGTGCGGTGGACGACGTGCGGCCTCCTCACAAGGTGACCGACTACTCCTCATCGAGCGACGACTCCGGCACCACGGatgaggaggacgaggaggaggtgGACCAGGAGGCGGGAGACGAGTCCACCTCAGGAGCTGAGGACTCCAGGACGGG GAGGCTGAGCAATGGAGAGACTGATTCAGCTAAGACCATGCTGGTGGACGACCTGGAGAGCGAACAAGCCACCACTCCCTCCAAAGACGGCACCCTGGTTATCAGACAG AGCACAGCTGACACAAAGCGGTTGGTcagtctctcatcttcctcctcttcctcgcccGGCTCCGGCCCCAGTCAGGGCGTCCCGGAGAAAAACGGCTTTCCGGGCCGCATTCACCACCTGCCAGACCTTATCCAGCAGAGCCATCACTCCCCTTCCTCTTCTCCAGCCATCCTTTCCTCCATCTCCATGTcaccctcctccttctcctccacctTTCAGTCATCCTCTAGCCAGGCCAGTCCTGGAATGTGCTCACAGATTCCCCTGGACGAGCTCACTGCCATAGAG TCCCAGTCAGAGAACAACTCCATGTCCAAACACAAGTCCTCTTCATCGTTCACACCCTTCATTGACCCTCGTCTTCTTCAGATATCTCCATCCAGCGGCAGCTCCCTTAACAACATGG CTGGATTTGGTCAAGAAGGTCGGCTCGCTGACCCACTGAGGTCCGACCCGTCCCGCAAAGGATCGGTGGTCAACGTCAACCCTGTCAACACGCGCCCACCAAGCGACACTCCAGAGATCCGCAAGTACAAGAAGAGGTTCAACTCTGAGATCCTGTGTGCAGCACTCTGGG GAGTGAACCTGCTGGTCGGGACAGAGAGTGGGCTGATGCTACTGGACCGAAGCGGTCAGGGGAAAGTCTACCCACTGATTAATCGACGTCGCATCCAGCAGATGGACGTCTTGGAGGGACTCAACGTTCTGGTCACCATATCAG gtaaaaagaacaaactgcGAGTGTACTACCTGTCGTGGCTCAGGAACAAGATTTTGCACAACGACCCTGAAGTGGAAAAGAAACAGGGCTGGGTGAATGTGGGCGACCTCGAGGGCTGCGTCCACTACAAAGTCG TGAAATACGAGAGGATTAAGTTCTTGGTGTTGGCCTTGAAGAACTCTGTGGAAGTGTACGCCTGGGCTCCCAAACCCTACCATAAATTCATGGCATTCAAA TCTTTTGGCGACCTCGTGCACAAGCCTCTGCTGGTCGACTTGACTGTGGAGGAGGGtcagaggttaaaggtcatctACGGCTCCTGCTCAGGCTTCCACGCCGTCGACGTGGATTCCGGCGCCGTCTACGACATTTACCTGCCCACACAC ATCCAGACCAACATTCAGTGCCACGCCATCATCATCCTCCCCAACACGGACGGCATCGAGCTGCTGGTGTGCTACGAGGACGAGGGCGTCTACGTGAACACCTACGGACGCATAACCAAGGACGTGGTGCTGCAGTGGGGAGAAATGCCGACTTCAGTGG CCTACATTAGGTCAAACCAGATAATGGGCTGGGGAGAGAAAGCTATCGAGATCCGCTCGGTGGAGACGGGACACCTGGACGGCGTCTTTATGCACAAAAGAGCCCAGAGACTTAAATTTCTTTGCGAGAGGAATGACAAG gtcTTTTTCGCCTCCGTGCGTCAAGGCGGCGCCAGCCAGGTGTATTTTATGACCCTGGGACGCTCCTCCCTTATGAGCTGGTAG
- the LOC114137530 gene encoding TRAF2 and NCK-interacting protein kinase isoform X5, with amino-acid sequence MANDSPAKSLVDIDLASLRDPAGIFELVEVVGNGTYGQVYKGRHVKTGQLAAIKVMDVTEDEEEEIKLEINMLKKYSHHRNIATYYGAFIKKSPPGHDDQLWLVMEFCGAGSITDLVKNTKGNQLKEDWIAYISREILRGLAHLHAHHVIHRDIKGQNVLLTENAEVKLVDFGVSAQLDRTVGRRNTFIGTPYWMAPEVIACDENPDATYDYRSDLWSCGITAIEMAEGAPPLCDMHPMRALFLIPRNPPPRLKSKKWSKKFFSFIESCLVKNYTQRPPTEQLLKHPFIRDQPNERQVRIQLKDHIDRTKKKRGEKDETEYEYSGSEDEEEDPPEQEGEPSSIVNVPGESTLRRDFIRLQQENKERSEALRHQQLLQEQQLREQEEYKRQLLAERQKRIEQQKEQRRRLEEQQRREREMRRQQEREQRRREQEEKRRMEEMDRRRKEEEERRRAEEEKRRNDREQEYIRRQLEEEQRHLEKLQEQLLREQAMLLEFKWRELEEQRKAERLHKRLQQEQAYLLSLQHESKPEPGDKTNPPPDLSKPPQTSTLPPDGAHTPSPKAEGLDAAASESTKAPLVVPGDGAKSQLGEQDGSDESTPPVTETPTDSKAPQAESLEAAAHPPQPIREADERFRKNIQGSPQSAPPSKQPPLPPRSSEPYSNGGSASEATAMHRPMEPQVPVRTTSRSPVLSRRESPLPSQPNQRSVGSNVEQRPLWDRVEKLQSRPGSGSSSGSNASSQASPGDRFRPRCESPASSKSEGSPLQRPENIPKKQEEKNSSRPTRPAGDMDLTALAKELRAVDDVRPPHKVTDYSSSSDDSGTTDEEDEEEVDQEAGDESTSGAEDSRTGRLSNGETDSAKTMLVDDLESEQATTPSKDGTLVIRQSTADTKRLVSLSSSSSSSPGSGPSQGVPEKNGFPGRIHHLPDLIQQSHHSPSSSPAILSSISMSPSSFSSTFQSSSSQASPGMCSQIPLDELTAIESQSENNSMSKHKSSSSFTPFIDPRLLQISPSSGSSLNNMAGFGQEGRLADPLRSDPSRKGSVVNVNPVNTRPPSDTPEIRKYKKRFNSEILCAALWGVNLLVGTESGLMLLDRSGQGKVYPLINRRRIQQMDVLEGLNVLVTISGKKNKLRVYYLSWLRNKILHNDPEVEKKQGWVNVGDLEGCVHYKVVKYERIKFLVLALKNSVEVYAWAPKPYHKFMAFKSFGDLVHKPLLVDLTVEEGQRLKVIYGSCSGFHAVDVDSGAVYDIYLPTHIQTNIQCHAIIILPNTDGIELLVCYEDEGVYVNTYGRITKDVVLQWGEMPTSVAYIRSNQIMGWGEKAIEIRSVETGHLDGVFMHKRAQRLKFLCERNDKVFFASVRQGGASQVYFMTLGRSSLMSW; translated from the exons CTGCCATCAAAGTCATGGACGTCACAGAG gatgaagaggaggaaattAAACTGGAGATCAATATGCTTAAGAAGTACTCCCACCACAGAAACATAGCCACCTACTATGGTGCTTTCATTAAGAAGAGTCCCCCGGGACATGACGACCAGCTCTGG ctggTGATGGAGTTTTGTGGTGCTGGTTCGATCACAGACCTGGTGAAGAACACAAAGGGAAACCAGCTGAAGGAAGACTGGATTGCCTATATTTCCAGAGAGATTCTTAGA GGTTTGGCCCACCTACACGCCCACCATGTGATCCACCGTGACATCAAAGGCCAGAACGTCCTGCTGACTGAGAACGCTGAAGTAAAGCTGG TGGATTTCGGTGTGAGTGCCCAGCTGGATCGGACAGTCGGGAGGAGAAACACATTCATCGGGACTCCATATTGGATGGCCCCAGAGGTCATCGCTTGTGATGAGAACCCAGATGCCACATATGATTACCGA AGCGATCTGTGGTCCTGTGGCATCACTGCGATCGAGATGGCAGAGGGCGCGCCGc CGCTTTGCGACATGCACCCCATGCGAGCGCTCTTCCTCATCCCAAGAAACCCTCCTCCGAGGCTCAAATCCAAAAAATG GTCCAAGAAGTTTTTCAGCTTCATAGAGAGCTGTCTGGTGAAGAACTACACGCAGCGGCCTCCGACTGAGCAGCTACTGAAGCATCCCTTCATCCGGGACCAGCCCAATGAGCGGCAGGTCAGGATCCAGCTCAAAGACCACATCGACCGCACCAAGAAGAAGAGAGGGGAGAAGG ATGAAACTGAATATGAGTACAGCGGCagtgaggatgaggaagaggatcCTCCAGAGCAGGAAGGAGAGCCGAG CTCTATCGTCAACGTGCCGGGAGAGTCGACTCTGCGGCGCGACTTCATCCGCCTGCAGCAGGAGAACAAGGAGCGGTCAGAGGCGCTCCGccaccagcagctcctccaggagCAGCAGCTCCGTGAGCAGGAGGAGTACAAGCGCCAACTACTGGCCGAAAGACAGAAACGCATCGAACAACAGAAGGAGCAGAGACGGCGGCTAGAAGag CAACAGAGACGGGAGCGGGAGATGAGGAGGCAGCAGGAGCGTGAGCAGCGCCGGcgggagcaggaggagaagagGCGAATGGAGGAGATGGATCGCCGGcgtaaagaggaggaggagcgccGGCGAGccgaggaggagaagaggaggaatgACCGCGAACAG GAGTACATCCGGCgtcagctggaggaggagcaaCGGCACCTGGAGAAACTTCAGGAGCAGCTGCTCCGTGAACAGGCCATGTTGCTG GAGTTCAAGTGGCgtgagctggaggagcagcgCAAGGCAGAGCGCCTGCATAAGCGCTTGCAGCAGGAGCAGGCCTACCTGCTGTCGCTGCAGCATGAATCCAAACCGGAGCCTGGCGACAAGACAAACCCCCCACCAGACCTTAGCAAACCCCCACAGACCTCCACTCTGCCCCCCGACGGAGCCCACACCCCTTCCCCTAAAGCCGAGGGCCTTGACGCCGCTGCTTCCGAGTCCACTAAAGCCCCTCTGGTTGTCCCCGGAGACGGCGCTAAGTCCCAGCTAGGAGAGCAAGATGGGAGTGATGAGAGCACCCCCCCTGTTACTGAAACCCCCACTGACTCTAAAGCTCCCCAGGCAGAAAGTTTGGAGGCTGCCGCTCATCcccctcagccaatcagagag GCTGACGAGCGTTTCCGAAAAAACATTCAGGGCTCCCCTCAGTCCGCCCCTCCTTCCAAGCAGCCCCCTCTGCCTCCCCGCTCCTCTGAACCTTACTCCAACGGCGGCTCGGCTTCGGAGGCCACCGCCATGCACCGACCCATGGAGCCTCAG GTACCAGTGAGGACAACATCCAGGTCTCCTGTGCTGTCTCGCAGAGAGTCCCCGCTGCCATCTCAGCCCAACCAGAGGAGCGTTGGCAG TAATGTGGAGCAGCGCCCCCTGTGGGACAGAGTGGAGAAGCTGCAGTCTCGGCCCGGCAGCGGCAGCTCCTCGGGCTCCAACGCCAGCTCCCAGGCCAGTCCGGGTGACCGTTTCAGACCACGTTGTGAGTCACCTG ctTCGTCTAAATCTGAAGGCTCGCCTCTGCAGCGTCCGGAAAACATCCCAAAAAAGCAAGAAGAGAAGAACTCCTCCAGGCCTACTCGGCCAGCC GGTGACATG GACCTGACTGCTCTGGCCAAGGAGCTGCGTGCGGTGGACGACGTGCGGCCTCCTCACAAGGTGACCGACTACTCCTCATCGAGCGACGACTCCGGCACCACGGatgaggaggacgaggaggaggtgGACCAGGAGGCGGGAGACGAGTCCACCTCAGGAGCTGAGGACTCCAGGACGGG GAGGCTGAGCAATGGAGAGACTGATTCAGCTAAGACCATGCTGGTGGACGACCTGGAGAGCGAACAAGCCACCACTCCCTCCAAAGACGGCACCCTGGTTATCAGACAG AGCACAGCTGACACAAAGCGGTTGGTcagtctctcatcttcctcctcttcctcgcccGGCTCCGGCCCCAGTCAGGGCGTCCCGGAGAAAAACGGCTTTCCGGGCCGCATTCACCACCTGCCAGACCTTATCCAGCAGAGCCATCACTCCCCTTCCTCTTCTCCAGCCATCCTTTCCTCCATCTCCATGTcaccctcctccttctcctccacctTTCAGTCATCCTCTAGCCAGGCCAGTCCTGGAATGTGCTCACAGATTCCCCTGGACGAGCTCACTGCCATAGAG TCCCAGTCAGAGAACAACTCCATGTCCAAACACAAGTCCTCTTCATCGTTCACACCCTTCATTGACCCTCGTCTTCTTCAGATATCTCCATCCAGCGGCAGCTCCCTTAACAACATGG CTGGATTTGGTCAAGAAGGTCGGCTCGCTGACCCACTGAGGTCCGACCCGTCCCGCAAAGGATCGGTGGTCAACGTCAACCCTGTCAACACGCGCCCACCAAGCGACACTCCAGAGATCCGCAAGTACAAGAAGAGGTTCAACTCTGAGATCCTGTGTGCAGCACTCTGGG GAGTGAACCTGCTGGTCGGGACAGAGAGTGGGCTGATGCTACTGGACCGAAGCGGTCAGGGGAAAGTCTACCCACTGATTAATCGACGTCGCATCCAGCAGATGGACGTCTTGGAGGGACTCAACGTTCTGGTCACCATATCAG gtaaaaagaacaaactgcGAGTGTACTACCTGTCGTGGCTCAGGAACAAGATTTTGCACAACGACCCTGAAGTGGAAAAGAAACAGGGCTGGGTGAATGTGGGCGACCTCGAGGGCTGCGTCCACTACAAAGTCG TGAAATACGAGAGGATTAAGTTCTTGGTGTTGGCCTTGAAGAACTCTGTGGAAGTGTACGCCTGGGCTCCCAAACCCTACCATAAATTCATGGCATTCAAA TCTTTTGGCGACCTCGTGCACAAGCCTCTGCTGGTCGACTTGACTGTGGAGGAGGGtcagaggttaaaggtcatctACGGCTCCTGCTCAGGCTTCCACGCCGTCGACGTGGATTCCGGCGCCGTCTACGACATTTACCTGCCCACACAC ATCCAGACCAACATTCAGTGCCACGCCATCATCATCCTCCCCAACACGGACGGCATCGAGCTGCTGGTGTGCTACGAGGACGAGGGCGTCTACGTGAACACCTACGGACGCATAACCAAGGACGTGGTGCTGCAGTGGGGAGAAATGCCGACTTCAGTGG CCTACATTAGGTCAAACCAGATAATGGGCTGGGGAGAGAAAGCTATCGAGATCCGCTCGGTGGAGACGGGACACCTGGACGGCGTCTTTATGCACAAAAGAGCCCAGAGACTTAAATTTCTTTGCGAGAGGAATGACAAG gtcTTTTTCGCCTCCGTGCGTCAAGGCGGCGCCAGCCAGGTGTATTTTATGACCCTGGGACGCTCCTCCCTTATGAGCTGGTAG